The nucleotide window CATCCACCAGGATCCCGACCGCGAGCGCGAGGCCGCCGAGCGTCATAATATTGATGGTCTCGCCCAGCACGGAGAGACCAATGAGCGACGTCAGGACGGCCAACGGAATGGTCACAGCGATGATCAGCGTAGCGCGCCAACTGCCGAGGAACAGGAGGATCATCAGCGCGGTCAGGCATGCCGCGATCAGCGCTTCGCGCACGACGCCTGTTATGGCCGATTTCACGAAGACAGACTGATCGCCGAGCGGCGTGACCACGAGCGACTTGGGCAGCCCGGCGGTGATGTTCGGCAGCATCGACTTGATCTGGCTGATGATGGTCAGCGTCGACGTACTGCCGGTCTTCTCGACTTCGAGCAGGGCCGCACGCGAACCGTTGCTGCGCACGATGTTCGTTTGCGGCGCGTAGCCGTCGCGAACCTGCGCGACGTCGCGTACATACACCACGCCGCCATTGACCGTCTTGATCGGCAGGTTGTTTAGCGCCGCGACGCTCGTCGTGCTGCCGTTCATTTGCACGTTGTACTCGCGCGTGCCGATCTTCGCCGTGCCGCCCGGCAGGATCAGGTTCTGCGTATTGACGGCGTTGACCACATCGAGTGGTGAAAGACCTTTCGCCTGCAACGCGCGCGAGTTGATGTCGACCATGATCTGCCGTACCTTGCCGCCGAAGGGCAAGGGCACAGCCGCACCTTGAACTGTCGCGAGTTGCGTGCGAATAAAGCTGTTGCCGAGGTCATACAGGGTTTGCTCAGGCAGCGACTTGCTCGAAAGACCCAGCTGCAGGATCGGCACCGTTGAAGCGTTGTACGTGATGATATTCGGTGGCAGGGTTCCGGGCGGCAGCACGCGCAGGATCGAGGCTGAGTTCGATGCTGCTTGAGCAATCGCGCGATTAATGTCGGCGCCGGGGTGGAAGAATACCTTTACCACTGAGACGCCATTGAGCGACTGCGATTCAATGTGTTCGATATCTTCGACGTCCGAGGTCAGGGCGCGTTCATAGTTCGACGTGATCCGGTGCGCCATGTCCTCGGCGGAGAAGCCGTTATACGACCAGACAATGCTGACCACCGGGATATTGATGCTTGGGAAGATATCAACCGGTGTTCTGACAATTGCAAGCGGCCCCAGGATAAAGAGAAGGATCGCAAGGACGATGAACGTATAAGGCCGGTTGAGGGCGAGTCTGACGATCCACATAGGGTTTCCTGAACGGTGAGCCGTAAGAACACGGTCGGGCTTCTTGATGAGCGAGTCTCGCCGACCCGCACTTACCGGATACCGTCGAGTTAATTACAAATACGTCATGTTGAAAACGCCTCCGAATTGCCGTTTGCAAGCGGCTCCCACAGTTATCAATCTTGTAATGGAATGGTCGGCTTGCTGTCACCCTCGTCCTCGCACAATGCATTCAGGCTGTCTCACAACGAGAAGTCATGATCAACGTTCAAGAGGTGTCAACTATGAAACGCGCAATCCAGGCATTCCTGATGGCTGCTGTCCTTACCGCTCCGGCCCTGACATTTGCACAGAGCAACAACGACCCGATAACCCAAGCCCAGGTCAAGGCCGAACTCGTGCAGATCGAAAATGCCGGATATCACCCTGCACAGAAAGGCCTGCATTATCCGGACGATATCCAGGCTGCCGAGGCCAGGCTGAACGATCAAGCGAACACGGGGTACGGAGGTGCGGTCAACGGTACGACTGGAAGCGGCAGCACTGTCAATGCGCAGCCCGACTCAAACTGATGCGTGTCTATGCCCGCCGAATCCGACGTCCCGGCCGCCACGAATCGCAGATAACAGTTTTGTAATCGCGATGCGAAGTGACTGGCGTAATATCGATGCAAGTCAATCAACGCGGCGCCGAGGCAAAAACATGAGGATCCTGGTCGTTGAAGATGAGCAGAAGGCACTCGCTTATATCAAGAAGGGCCTCGAGGAAGCGGGTTATTCCATAGACACAGCAGCGGACGGCGCCGAAGGCCTGATCCTTGCGAGAGAAGAAAATTACGACGTCATCGTCCTTGACGTGATGTTGCCGACTATGGACGGATGGGCTGTCCTCAAGAACCTGCGGACCTTGAAGGCTACGCCAGTACTTTTCCTGACCGCACGCGACGACGTCAGCGATCGCGTTCGCGGACTCGAGCTGGGCGGTGACGATTACCTCGTCAAGCCATTCGCGTTTGTGGAGTTGCTCGCGCGTGTGCGCA belongs to Burkholderia sp. PAMC 26561 and includes:
- a CDS encoding DUF4148 domain-containing protein → MKRAIQAFLMAAVLTAPALTFAQSNNDPITQAQVKAELVQIENAGYHPAQKGLHYPDDIQAAEARLNDQANTGYGGAVNGTTGSGSTVNAQPDSN